CTACCCGGCCCTCACCGCGCTGCCAAGCCGCCGCGGGGCTTCCGGGGCCTCGGAAAACCGTGGAACATCGGATGTGATATACTTCGCATGTTCCACGATTCGCACGCACCGGACCGAGCTTTCCCGCCCACCGGCGCACGCGACCGGCCGGGTCCGCCCAGCTCCCGGCCCTCCGACGCAGTCCTGTCCGGCTTCGGCCTGTTCCCTGCGGCTCGCCTTGCCCTGACCGGCGACCGGCCGCATATCGGATTGGACACCTGCACCCGCGCACTGCGGCCGCCCGTCACGCGACGAGGGCGGATCGCAGCGCCCCCGCCGCTCCACGACGAAGGAGAGCTTCATGCCCCGCACCAGTTCCAAGATCGCCGCCAGCAAGCCCCGCGCCTCCGACAAGAGCGCGCCGCTGACCCACGAGCGCATCCAGGCCGACCTGGCCGCCTTCCGCAAGGCCGGTGGCCGCATCGAGAAACTCGGCAATACCCGCGTGCTGACCAAGGTGGAAGTGCCCGAAGACGGCACCTGACCGGGCAGCAGCCGGACGATCCGACAGGCCGCGCAAGCGGCCTGTCGTTTTTTGTGGCGTGGGAAAGCAAGCGTGCCTGGCCGATTGCGGCGCGCAGCTGGTGGCAGCGCCTGCGGGTTGCGCGCCGCAATCGCGCCCTGAGTCGAAGCCTCCGTCGTTTCCCGCCGGGGAGCCCGTCATTCCCGCGAACGCGGGAATCCACGCCTTCGAGGCTCCTGCGCGAAAGTGACGGGGTCCCGCGTCCGCGGGAACGACGGTAGAAGGTTTGCGCAGCGGCGTCTCGCCGAGCGCGGGCAACGCGCGACCGCGCGCTCAGGCCTTGCGCAAGAAGCAGGTCTTCAGCACCAGGCCCTTGATCTTGTCCGAGTGGCCTTCGATGTGTTCGGCATCGTCCTCGACCAGGCGGATGTTGCGGATCACGGTGCCCTGCTTGAGCGGGATGCTGGAGCCCTTGACCTTGAGGTCCTTGATCACCGTGACCGTATCCCCGGCGGCCAATACATTGCCATTGACATCGCGCACCACCAGCGCCTGCTCGGCGGTGCCGGCGTCGGCCGTCCACTCGTGGCCGCAGTCGGCGCAGATCCACAGCGCGCCGTCGGCGTAGGTGTTGTCCAGCGTGCACTGCGGACAGGCGGGGGCGGTGGGCATGAGCAGCAGGACCGATGCGAAGTCAGGAAAGCGCGCATTGTAAGGCCTAGGCCGCGCGCCCCATCCCGCACACGCTTGCCGCCGCGCGCCGCGCTGCTCCGGTGCGCTCACGCGCAGGGGACGCGGGCGTGACCAACATGACAGCCCCACCCGCACCTCGCCGCCGCCCATGGCCAAGCCCTCCGGCTCCCGTCTCGTCGTCTATGCCGCGCTGGCCGGCAATCTGGCCATCGCCGTGGCCAAGTTCATCGCCGCCTGGCTGTCGGGCAGCTCGGCCATGCTCAGCGAGGGCGTGCACTCGCTGGTGGACACCATCAACGAGGTGCTGCTGCTCTACGGCCTGCACCGCGCGGAGAAGCAGGCCGATCCCACCCACCCGTTCGGCTACGGGCGCGAGCTGTACTTCTGGAGCTTCATCGTGGCGCTGCTGGTGTTCGCCGCCGGCGCCGGCGTGTCGGCTTACGAAGGCATCGCGCATATCCGCCAGCCCGAGCCGGCCAGCAACCACCTGGTGAGCTACATCGTGCTGGGCGTGTCGATGCTGTTCGAAGGCGGCTCGTGGTGGGTCGCGCTGCGCGAGTTCCGCGCGACCAAGGGCGAGCTGGGCTATTTCGAGGCGTTCCGCCGCAGCAAGGACCCGTCCACCTTCACCGTGCTGCTGGAAGACAGCGCCGCGCTGCTGGGTCTGGGCTTCGCGCTGGTGGGCCTGATCGCCGCGCAGGTGCTGGACATGCCCGTGCTCGACGGCGTGGCCTCGCTGTGCATCGCCGCGGTGCTGGCGGTGGCGGCATTCATGCTGGCGCGCGAGACCAAGGGCCTGCTGATCGGCGAGCCGGCCCAGCCCGGCATCGGCCGGAGCATCCTGGAGATCGCCAACGCCGATCCCGAGGTGGGCAACGCCAACGGCGTGACCACCATCCAGATGGGGCCCAACCAGGTGCTGGCCACGCTCAGCGCCGAGTTCGAGGACACGCGCACGACCGAGCAGATCGAGGCCTGCGTCGCCCGCATCGAGGCCGCGGTCAAGGAGCGCTACCCGGAGCTGGTGGCGCTGTTCATCAAGCCGCAGACCGAGGCGGTCTACCGCGCTCGGCGCGCCGCATTGGCCCCCGCGGCGCAATGAGGTAAAACGGCGGCGCCCCGCCCCTCAAGGCCTCCATCAAGGACCGATGCAATGCGCCCGATCATCCTGTTGGCGTGGCTGCTGAGCCTGCCCATCTGCGCCGCGCGCGCGGCCGAGGCCGCGCGCACGCCACCTGCGCCTGGCTGCCTGGATGCGCGCCGGATGACCGAGGTCCGCCAGGTCGATGCACGCACGCTGGTCATCGTCGCGCACGACGGCCAACCCTACCGCCTTGGGCTGCAGTCCGACTGCCCCGGCACCGACGCCGCGGCCGACGCACGCCTGTTCGGCGCGGAAGGCTGGATCTGCAACGGCGCACCGGCCTACGTGCAGACGGACGGTCGACGCTGCGCGGTGGCCAGCGTCGAGCCGCTGGAAGCGAAGACCCATGCGCTGCTGATGCAGCAGGCCGATCGGGACGCCATGGCCACGCTCGATCCGGTCAAGGTGATCGGCCCGCAGCGCGGCGCCGGCTTCAGAGGCTCGCCAAGCTATTGCTTCGCGCCGCGCTACCTGCGGTCCTGGTCGAGCGATCCCGACGGGCTTCTGGTGGAGGTCTCGCGCCGCCATCCGGGCGGACATCGCTGGTATCGGGTCGAGCTCACCGGCAGCTGCCCGATGCTGCAGCGCAGCCCGACGCTCGTGTTCCGCTCCGGCATGGACCTGGGGATGATCTGCGGCAATCCCGGCGACGTGGTGGTGGGCGATGCGCGTCCGGAAAGCTTCGCGCAGTCATTGCCCGCGGGCGGCTGCGGCGTCGCCGCGGTCTATCCGGTCGACACGCGTAAATGAACGGGCTGCGGTTGTGTCGGCGCCTGCTTTTGCCTAGGGTAGTGGCGTGTCCTTCTCCTGCGCGTCGTGAAGCCACCGACGTGCTCCCCTCACCCGTTCACGGATGTTTTTCATGGAAATCCAGGATGGCCGCGTGGCCACGATCCACTACACCCTCACCGGCGACGACGGCAGCGTCATCGACCAGTCCGCGCCCGATACGCCGCTGAGCTACCTGCACGGCGCCAGCAACATCGTGCCGGGCCTGGAGAGCGCGCTGACCGGCAAGCAGGTCGGCGACAAGGTCCAGGTCGACGTACCGCCCGAGCTGGGCTACGGCCCGCGCCACGAGCAGCTGCAGCAGGTGGTGCCGCTGGGCGCGTTCCCGACCGGTGCCAACATCATGCCGGGCATGCAGTTCGAGGCCCATGGCGAACACGGCCCGCTGGTGGTGACCGTGGTCCAGGTCGGCCCGGACGAGGTCACCGTGGACGGCAACCATCCGCTGGCCGGCAAGACCCTGCACTTCGCGGTCGAGGTGACCGACGTGCGCGAGCCCACGGCCGAGGAACTCAGCCACGGCCACGTGCACGGCCCGGGCGGCGCGCACCACTGATCGCACGGCCATCGCCGATCGCGGCATCCCGACACCCCGGCCCTCGCGCCGGGGTGTCTGCTTTTGCGGGGTTCTCGTCGTCGTGATCGCCGCGGCGCCACAATGGCGCCATGCCGCCTGCCGCCACCGTCTCGCCCAGCCCCCGTCCCAGCCTGCGCGAGCGCTTCGCCGCCATGCGCAACGTGCCGCCCTTCCTGCGCATGGTCTGGGCGACCAGTCCGTGGCTGACCGTGGGCAGCCTGGGCCTGCGCCTGGTCAAGGCGCTGCTGCCGATCGCCGCGCTGTACGTGGGCAAGCTGATCATCGACGAGGCGGTGCGCCTGGTCGGTGCCGGCGTTCCGCTGGATTCGCTGGCCGATGCGCTGTCCAGCGGCGCGCTCAACCGGCTGATGGAACTGCTGGCGCTGGAGTTCGTCCTGGCCATCGGCTCGGACCTGCTGGGCCGGGCGATCAGCTATGCCGACACGCTGCTGTCCGAGCTGTTCACCAACGCCAACAGCATCCGGCTGATGGAGCATGCGGCCACGCTGGATCTGGAGGACTTCGAGGATCCCGAGCTGCAGGACAAGCTGGATCGGGCGCGGCGCCAGACCATGGGCCGCATGAACCTGCTCAGCCAGCTGTTCGGCCAGGTCCAGGACACCGTCACCGTGATCAGCTTCGCCATCGGCCTGCTGGCCTATGCGCCGTGGCTGATCGCGCTGCTGGTGGTGGCGCTGGTGCCGGCCTTCGTCGGCGAATCGCACTTCAACGCGGTCGGCTATTCGCTCAACTTCCAGTGGACGCCCGAGCGCCGCCAGCTTGAGTATGTGCGCCAGACCGGCGCCAGCGTCGAGACCGCCAAGGAGGTGAAGATCTTCAACCTCCACCGCTTCCTGATCGAACGCTACCGCAGCCTGGCGCAGAGCCTGTTCGCCGCCAACCGCGCCCTGGCGCGGCGGCGCGCCCTGTGGGGCACGGCCCTGGCGGCGCTGGGTTCGCTGGGCTACTACGTGGCCTATGCCTACATCGCCTGGCGCACGGTCAAGGGCGACTTCTCGATCGGCGACCTGACCTTCCTGGCCGGCAGCTTCCTGCGGCT
The window above is part of the Pseudoxanthomonas sp. X-1 genome. Proteins encoded here:
- a CDS encoding cation diffusion facilitator family transporter — encoded protein: MAKPSGSRLVVYAALAGNLAIAVAKFIAAWLSGSSAMLSEGVHSLVDTINEVLLLYGLHRAEKQADPTHPFGYGRELYFWSFIVALLVFAAGAGVSAYEGIAHIRQPEPASNHLVSYIVLGVSMLFEGGSWWVALREFRATKGELGYFEAFRRSKDPSTFTVLLEDSAALLGLGFALVGLIAAQVLDMPVLDGVASLCIAAVLAVAAFMLARETKGLLIGEPAQPGIGRSILEIANADPEVGNANGVTTIQMGPNQVLATLSAEFEDTRTTEQIEACVARIEAAVKERYPELVALFIKPQTEAVYRARRAALAPAAQ
- a CDS encoding peptidylprolyl isomerase; this translates as MEIQDGRVATIHYTLTGDDGSVIDQSAPDTPLSYLHGASNIVPGLESALTGKQVGDKVQVDVPPELGYGPRHEQLQQVVPLGAFPTGANIMPGMQFEAHGEHGPLVVTVVQVGPDEVTVDGNHPLAGKTLHFAVEVTDVREPTAEELSHGHVHGPGGAHH
- a CDS encoding zinc ribbon domain-containing protein YjdM, which codes for MPTAPACPQCTLDNTYADGALWICADCGHEWTADAGTAEQALVVRDVNGNVLAAGDTVTVIKDLKVKGSSIPLKQGTVIRNIRLVEDDAEHIEGHSDKIKGLVLKTCFLRKA
- a CDS encoding ABC transporter ATP-binding protein is translated as MPPAATVSPSPRPSLRERFAAMRNVPPFLRMVWATSPWLTVGSLGLRLVKALLPIAALYVGKLIIDEAVRLVGAGVPLDSLADALSSGALNRLMELLALEFVLAIGSDLLGRAISYADTLLSELFTNANSIRLMEHAATLDLEDFEDPELQDKLDRARRQTMGRMNLLSQLFGQVQDTVTVISFAIGLLAYAPWLIALLVVALVPAFVGESHFNAVGYSLNFQWTPERRQLEYVRQTGASVETAKEVKIFNLHRFLIERYRSLAQSLFAANRALARRRALWGTALAALGSLGYYVAYAYIAWRTVKGDFSIGDLTFLAGSFLRLRQLLEGLLVGFSQVAGQALYLDDLFSFFAIQPEITSPAEPVPFPQPIRQGFVFENVGFRYPDARHWAVRHLDFELKVGEVLALVGENGAGKTTLVKLLARLYDPDEGRILLDGRDLRAYDLDELRANVGVIFQDFVRYYLTASENIGVGRIEAMDDAARIRAAAHSALADQVIESLPGGYEQLIGRRFKTGVDLSGGQWQKIAIARAYMRQAQVMILDEPTAALDARSEFEVFQRFRELSEQRTAVLISHRFSSVRMADRILVLHLGRIEAVGTHESLLAEGGRYAELFELQAAGYR